The Sesamum indicum cultivar Zhongzhi No. 13 linkage group LG6, S_indicum_v1.0, whole genome shotgun sequence genome has a segment encoding these proteins:
- the LOC105164326 gene encoding vesicle-associated protein 1-1 — protein MSSGELLNVEPLEMKFPFELKKQISCSLQVSNKTENYVAFKVKTTNPKKYCVRPNTGIVLPRSTCDIVVTMQAQKEAPVDMQCKDKFLLQSVVASPGATAKDITAEMFNKEQGQVEECKLKVVYVAPPQPPSPVAEGSEEGFSPRTIGMENGTEVSRMFVDSHDKLPEARSIVSKLTEEKAAAIQRGNKLRQELELLKRESNRSGGVSITFVIIIGLLGIVLGYLMKRT, from the exons atgaGTTCCGGTGAGCTTCTCAACGTTGAGCCTTTGGAAATGAAGTTCCCAT TTGAGTTGAAGAAACAGATCTCTTGCTCTCTACAAGTATCAAATAAGACCGAAAACTATGTTGCTTTCAAg GTTAAGACGACAAATCCCAAGAAGTATTGTGTTCGGCCAAACACTGGGATTGTTTTGCCTCGTTCAACCTGTGATATTGTTG TCACAATGCAAGCGCAGAAGGAGGCTCCTGTAGATATGCAATGCAAAGACAAGTTTTTACTTCAGAGTGTAGTTGCAAGTCCTGGTGCAACTGCAAAAGACATCACTGCAGAAATG TTTAATAAGGAGCAAGGACAAGTTGAAGAGTGCAAGTTGAAAGTGGTTTATGTTGCACCACCTCAGCCACCATCTCCAGTTGCAGAGGGATCAGAAGAGGGTTTCTCACCAAGGACCATTGGAATGGAGAATGGCACTGAG GTTTCAAGGATGTTTGTTGATAGTCATGACAAATTACCAGAG GCAAGATCTATTGTTTCAAAGTTGACAGAGGAAAAAGCTGCTGCAATTCAACGCGGCAACAAACTTCGCCAAGAATTG GAACTGTTGAAGCGTGAAAGCAATAGAAGTGGAGGAGTATCAATCACCTTCGTCATCATCATTGGCTTGCTGGGTATAGTTTTGGGGTACCTCATGAAGAGGACATAA